GAAGGACTTTTTTGAGTTTGAAAAGAGCATTGGTGGTGGAGCTGGTGATCCAAAGACACATTTGGATATCTACTTGGAAGAGCCAAGGCTAAATAGGAGGGCCAATATAAATTTGGATGTCTTGACTTATTGGAGAGAGAACCAACATCGATTTGGAGATTTAGCATCTATGGCACGTGACATCCTCAGCATTCCGATCACCACGGTAGCTTCTGAGTCTGCCTTCAGCGTTGGATCTCGGGTTTTAACTCCTTACCGAAACCGCCTCTTACCTAAAAATGTTCAAGCTCTTCTTTGCACTAGGAATTTGGCTGCGTGGTTTTGCTGAATACCAAGGTAAAAAAGCTTTAAAATACCATTTATGACTATCTTTTGTTATTGATTCGTATTATATTTTGTAGGTACAATTGAAGACCTCTttgatgaaaatgaaaatgttcaaaaaaaacaagtaattCAGGAGCTGAATCTTCAACATCAAAAAATTGAAGTGTTTGATCGAATTATGGAAGTGATAAGATGTAAGTCTTTACTCCTTACTAAAACAAATAACCTGCAGTTTTAATGTTCATTTTGGTGATATGGGTCGTTTATAACATGGAAAAAATATCATGGAATAACTTGCTTCATCATCCTGCAAGTGATATGGGTCGTTTTTTTAATCTCATTTTAAGTATGTCTTTTGTTGTCATGGTGCTGCTCATTTTGTCATTTTGCAAAGAGTAACCTCATTTTGTCATTTTGAAAAAAGTCTGTTTTTACGGCCTACCTGATCGGTATTAAgaatgaaattaatatttttgttatataaactTCGCATGTCCAAATGGAAGATTTTGATTATCAGTTGATATTAATGTTTACTTTGTACACACAGGTGTTTAAAATTGAAGTGGAGAAAATGGCGCTTCATCTCTTGTGTCTTTTCTTACATATTCTTCATCTCATCTCTCTTGTCTCTTCTCTTACATTTTCTTCATCTCATGTCTCTTTACTAGCAATCAGACTATCAAATTGTCATGTTTTTGTAATGTAAACTCTGAACATCTTGTAAACTTATGAGAATGTCTTGTAAACTTATGAGAATGTCTTTCTGATGCATCATCAATACAAGTTTGCAATACATGTTTGTTTAATAATCACTACTAAACAGCAAACgtcttgaatttttttatatctaaatgGGCTTTAAATAGGTATTTTAATGGACGTACAATAATCGGGCTTTAGTGGACATACAATAATCGGGCTGTTAGTGTAAACGGGCTCTAACGAACGGGATGTTAAATGGGCGGACATTAACGGACACAAACACAAACGGGCCGGACAGGCCGATATAACATCTCTACTCAGGCCCGTCTCAAATGTTATATAGACCctgaataaaaaaaagttttctcatacaaaaataacttttaaaatattggaCCCTAATCTTAGactataaaaaatcaaaaattacaATGGACTATGTGCCAATGCACTCCTAGCACATGTCTAGAACCGGGCTCTGCCTACTATATGATCCACGCATACATATTTGTAAACGTGTACgtgtaaaaaattatttttaaaaaaataattaatggaaAAACACCAAtctcaagaaagaaagaaagagatgggGTCGGCGAGTAAACGACGGCGTATCAACTCACTCCTAGTCTCGTAGGCTGATTTTAATCAACTAAAGTTTGAAAATTAagcaaacataaaaaaaaaggttttggatttgtgattttaatttcgaatgaaaaaaaaagaaacggaAGAGGAAGAGTTTACGTTGTGCAACTTCTTCTCTGTGGGAGTTTCTATTTATTCTCTGATTATACAGATTTATCGAGTCGCCACCGTTTCTCTGGAGAAGGATTGTAAACTAACTCGGTGAGTTTCGGTTTCGATTGTTGTTACTCGATTTCTATCTCTActgtttttctcttttctctcggGGAAAATCGCAGTAGTTACAACTTGAAATCGACAGTTTCCCTGTGTTATTTGAAGTGAATAATTGTCCTTTTTAAGTTACTTGAAATCACGATAGATCGATTCATTGAGGTTACTATTTTAGTCTAGAttgtatatgaattttttttaataagattttaatatttgaaatgtTCAGTTTGTGTAAACAAATGGCTTAGATCTTGTATTTATCCAAAATGTAAATTTGATTCTATCAAAATTGCTTTGAAAATGTCTTGAGTAAGTTTTGTCTTGTAGCAGGGTGAAATTAAAAATGCGTTGCGAGGAGGTAAGAAGTTGGACATTTCCAGGTTTGGTGGCAGCGTTTCTCGATCTCTCCGTAGCTTTCTCGCTGCTTTGCGCCTCTTCTCTCGTTTATCTAACCTCCAAGCTGCTCGGTGTCTTCGGTCTGAGCCTCCCCTGCCCTTGTGATGGCATGTTCAGTGACCCTCGTAAGAACAAGTGTTTCCAAGAGACTCTAGTGAATCTTCCCGTGAAAAAGATCTCTTCTGTGCAGAGATCCGTGATGAATACAACACCTTTTGATGTGGGTGGTAAGAAGAGGAAAGGAGAGGGTAGTAGACACGTTGGGTTTGAGAAAGAGGTCGTCTTTAGTACTCCTTCTTGTGTGAAGGAGGTTGAGAATGCTTCGTGCTTCGATCTTTTAACCTCGCAGAGTTTAAAGAAAGGGAGTTTTAATGTCAAGAAGAGTAAGCGTCTCAGCTTCCATAGGTCCCCTCCTTATGGTCAAAGTAAGCACTCTCCCCAATCACCAGAGAGGACACTTTCATGGGAGGGAGAGGGTACATGCACTTCCCCCCCTGTGGATCAGCCTAATGAGACTCTTGAACAGGTGTTGAAGGAAGAACGAGCTTCTCGCGCTGCATTAGCTCTTGAACTCGAGAAAGAGAGAAATGCTGCGGCGACTGCTGCTGATGAGGCTTTGGGTATGATACTGAGGCTGCAGGAAGAGAAAGCGTCGATAGAGATGGAAGCTAGGCAGTATCAGCGGATGATAGAAGAGAAGTCAGCTTTTGACGCTGAGGAGATGAGCATTCTCAAAGAGATTTTGCTGAGGAGGGAGAGGGAGAAACATTTCTTGGAGAAAGAAGTTGACACCTACAGACTAATGTTCCTTGAAACTGAGCAGCAACCTCTTCCCAACACTCCAGATCCAAAACAGACGACTGACTCTTTTGGATTTGATATCTTCACTAATCAGACGGACAATGAGGTGAATGGAGTAGACCAAGATTCAGAGATAGAGGAAGGCATTTCATTTCCAGAACCAGACTCTGAGTCCAAGAAGGTTGGTGAGGATTGTTGTGTACATGATATCCATGTGGTCAAAGATGAAGACAACGAAGTGCAACTGAATGTTCCTTCGGACCATATGGTTCGGGATCTTCTCACTCTGGATAGATCACAAAGTGTTTTAGGTACAACAAGTTATGGACTTCCACCGGCGTTTCCACAAGGACAAAGGATCATGTCTCCAAATATGCGCAGAAACTCAATGTCAGCTGTTGACTATGAAAGACTTAAAATAGAAGGTGAAGTTAGTTTGCTGAGAGGACGTTTGAGGGCTGTGCAGAAGGGAAGAGAGAAGATCAGTTTCTCTTCCAAGGAACAGAGCAAATCGCAGGTGCAACGTTTTGGAGATAAAACAAGTCGGTTCTGGGAGGCTAAAGGAACGGGACCTATCGACTCTTCAAGCCCTTCTTCCACAATGGTGAGTTCATTGttgattttgattattttttgtggGGCGAAAGAAtgctaaatttatgttttaaggGTTTTGTTGGCTTAACAAGTGTATAAACTTGGCTTTTTAAATGGATGATGATGTCTGTATATCACCTTCTTTGGCAGGTAAAAGCAATGTCTATGTCATTGGACCTGCATAGCGCTTGAAAGTCGAAACTACAAGGTATGAATTTTTCTCGCATTACGCAACACAAATATAACAGTATGGGCAACACAATGTCTGCCAAACTCTAATGTGGTTTTTGCTTGGAGTACGTTTTCTGTTGGGAGTTTTTGTTTCAAACATTGTACTATAAACGGTATCGTTTCGGAACAAAATAGGGACGCTTTTGTGGTGGTCTTTAATTAATAACGGTGTGAATACTTTCTCTTTTCCATCTTAATGACATTTgccttttttctatttttgtgaTAAGTGATAACCCTTGACGCATCATTATTGGTGAGAGCACTTTGTGAGTtcatcagaaaataaaaaataatagtacaaattataaattatttttaacatgatATGTACAAAATTGGTAGTCATTTGTATGAATGATAACATGTGTAGAAACTCCTTTTTGATTCTCTTCTCTCCCACAAAAGACTGCTTTCATtatctttcttcattttttttcttttggtcagattctctttcttcatttttctgttaatatttttctatttttaaaaatttgaaatgatACAATTTTTTGTTCCCTAAAATTTAAGGGAAATGACACAATTCCGTTGATTGATAAGCagtccaagaaaaaaaaaactttggagCTCATACTTGCCCTTCAACTCTTTATCTGACCTATACTACTACTATATTTGACCTTTGAGCTTGAATAATTTAATATAGAATGTAGGAAATATTATAGAATTTTGGATTTTGAAGTTGGAGTTGGTGCAACGGACTTTTAAAGTAGATATtt
This Raphanus sativus cultivar WK10039 unplaced genomic scaffold, ASM80110v3 Scaffold2780, whole genome shotgun sequence DNA region includes the following protein-coding sequences:
- the LOC108851130 gene encoding uncharacterized protein LOC108851130 isoform X2 gives rise to the protein MKKKETEEEEFTLCNFFSVGVSIYSLIIQIYRVATVSLEKDCKLTRVKLKMRCEEVRSWTFPGLVAAFLDLSVAFSLLCASSLVYLTSKLLGVFGLSLPCPCDGMFSDPRKNKCFQETLVNLPVKKISSVQRSVMNTTPFDVGGKKRKGEGSRHVGFEKEVVFSTPSCVKEVENASCFDLLTSQSLKKGSFNVKKSKRLSFHRSPPYGQSKHSPQSPERTLSWEGEGTCTSPPVDQPNETLEQVLKEERASRAALALELEKERNAAATAADEALGMILRLQEEKASIEMEARQYQRMIEEKSAFDAEEMSILKEILLRREREKHFLEKEVDTYRLMFLETEQQPLPNTPDPKQTTDSFGFDIFTNQTDNEVNGVDQDSEIEEGISFPEPDSESKKVGEDCCVHDIHVVKDEDNEVQLNVPSDHMVRDLLTLDRSQSVLGTTSYGLPPAFPQGQRIMSPNMRRNSMSAVDYERLKIEGEVSLLRGRLRAVQKGREKISFSSKEQSKSQVQRFGDKTSRFWEAKGTGPIDSSSPSSTMVKAMSMSLDLHSA
- the LOC108851130 gene encoding uncharacterized protein LOC108851130 isoform X1 encodes the protein MKKKETEEEEFTLCNFFSVGVSIYSLIIQIYRVATVSLEKDCKLTRRVKLKMRCEEVRSWTFPGLVAAFLDLSVAFSLLCASSLVYLTSKLLGVFGLSLPCPCDGMFSDPRKNKCFQETLVNLPVKKISSVQRSVMNTTPFDVGGKKRKGEGSRHVGFEKEVVFSTPSCVKEVENASCFDLLTSQSLKKGSFNVKKSKRLSFHRSPPYGQSKHSPQSPERTLSWEGEGTCTSPPVDQPNETLEQVLKEERASRAALALELEKERNAAATAADEALGMILRLQEEKASIEMEARQYQRMIEEKSAFDAEEMSILKEILLRREREKHFLEKEVDTYRLMFLETEQQPLPNTPDPKQTTDSFGFDIFTNQTDNEVNGVDQDSEIEEGISFPEPDSESKKVGEDCCVHDIHVVKDEDNEVQLNVPSDHMVRDLLTLDRSQSVLGTTSYGLPPAFPQGQRIMSPNMRRNSMSAVDYERLKIEGEVSLLRGRLRAVQKGREKISFSSKEQSKSQVQRFGDKTSRFWEAKGTGPIDSSSPSSTMVKAMSMSLDLHSA